A single region of the Metarhizium brunneum chromosome 6, complete sequence genome encodes:
- the STL1_6 gene encoding Sugar transporter STL1 — protein MVLTSKGSSTKYLGGSGNALTIWISIAASTVLVFYGYDQGVFGNVLVTQDFLDTMGNPSAQDQGTMTSVYNLGCFAGALSTLYSGDKLGRPRTLILGSLIVAIGAVIQAASWGAAQMYFGRVVAGLGTGMNTATAGVWQSETSKMRSRGKLVIIQMANCITGFCLSNWLTLGFSFAPGSVSWRFPLAFQVFFSGLIMLICPFLPDSPRLLIRKGKYDEAHDVLAALQGNDATADSPSVRTQFSIIKGILDTEYAVTYTWWQLFTGKGPTGVVRRMILGAWMQAMNQISGINVTSYYMTYVFIHSIGLNELLSRILAAAGSVDYLIFSFLAYFVVERHGRRKVMMTSAAGCALCWLIVSIALGPSEAGRGDSFKLGVVAVSFFFVFFACFAMGVLGVPWLYPTEINALAFRSQGASLAMATNWIMNYMVAQITPPGIENLGYKFWIIWAVICASFVPTTYFFYPETANRSLEDIDRFFADNPGIFVFRNKIATQLQRPPIYEEADNRVAHRNENISDKKSATIVSTEPKEQGARYQAASLSQQ, from the exons ATGGTGTTAACTAGCAAGGGCAGCAGCACCAAATACCTTGGCGGCTCTGGCAATGCTCTTACAATTTGGATTTCTATAGCCGCAAGCACCGTTCTTGTCTTCTACGGATACGATCAG GGAGTGTTCGGAAATGTCCTAGTCACGCAAGATTTCCTCGACACCATGGGCAACCCCTCAGCACAAGACCAAGGGACCATGACATCTGTATACAACCTTGGTTGCTTTGCTGGCGCATTGTCCACCTTGTATTCTGGCGACAAGCTCGGTAGACCGAGGACTCTTATACTCGGCAGCCTCATTGTTGCCATTGGTGCCGTCATCCAAGCTGCCTCCTGGGGTGCAGCCCAGATGTATTTTGGCCGTGTCGTGGCTGGCTTGGGTACTGGCATGAATACTGCCACTGCTGGCGTGTGGCAGTCCGAGACGTCAAAGATGCGAAGCCGTGGAAAGCTAGTCATTATCCAAATGGCAAATTGCATCACCGGCTTCTGCTTGTCAAACTGGCTCACCTTGGGCTTCTCGTTCGCTCCGGGCAGCGTATCATGGCGATTTCCACTAGCCTTCCAAGTCT TCTTCTCTGGGCTCATTATGCTCATTTGTCCCTTCCTGCCGGATTCCCCGCGTCTATTAATTCGCAAGGGAAAGTATGACGAAGCCCATGACGTGCTCGCGGCTCTCCAGGGCAACGATGCCACTGCCGATTCACCATCCGTCAGAACACAATTCTCCATCATTAAGGGCATCCTGGACACCGAGTATGCCGTCACCTACACGTGGTGGCAGCTCTTCACTGGCAAGGGACCTACAGGCGTCGTTCGTCGAATGATCCTCGGCGCATGGATGCAAGCTATGAACCAGATTAGCGGTATTAATGTGACCTCATATTACATGACA TATGTCTTTATTCATTCAATCGGTCTGAATGAGCTCCTGTCTAGAATCCTAGCTGCAGCCGGCTCTGTTGATTACCTGATTTTCTCCTTCCTCGCGTATTTTGTCGTTGAGCGCCACGGACGTCGCAAGGTCATGATGACCTCTGCAGCTGGATGTGCCCTCTGCTGGCTCATCGTTTCAATAGCTCTTGGACCTTCGGAAGCCGGCAGAGGGGATTCGTTCAAGTTGGGCGTCGTTGCTGTTAgttttttctttgtcttttttgcCTGTTTCGCCATGGGCGTTCTCGGCGTACCATGGTTGTACCCAACGGAAATAAATGCCCTGGCATTCAGATCCCAAGGAGCGAGTCTTGCCATGGCCACTAACTGGATAATGAATTACATGGTGGCTCAAATCACGCCTCCGGGAATCGAAAACCTGGGTTACAAATTCTGGATCATCTGGGCCGTAATTTGCGCGTCCTTTGTTCCCACTACCTACTTCTTTTATCCAGAGACAGCCAACCGATCGCTCGAGGATATCGACAGATTCTTTGCTGATAATCCAGGTATCTTTGTCTTTAGAAACAAGATAGCCACCCAGCTCCAAAGACCGCCCATTTACGAAGAAGCAGACAATAGAGTTGCTCACAGGAACGAGAATATAAGCGATAAGAAATCGGCAACAATTGTTAGTACCGAACCAAAGGAACAAGGAGCTCGTTACCAGGCAGCTTCCTTGTCCCAACAGTAA
- the JLP1_1 gene encoding Alpha-ketoglutarate-dependent sulfonate dioxygenase produces the protein MAPSAITTTATEEAKPRPTYKLNLGQYKEIDPYNVDRDVETGKKGGNGAKYPHYLPTWNREQKWGPLEPFQHYEHGKDADTSYPNLFPEGTKVTQLTPTIGSEVSGIQLSSLSNAGKDELAHYIAKRKVVAFRNQDFADLSIPDALKYGEYFGRHHIHPTSGAPEGYPEVHLVHRGEGDKGAAQFFEARTSSVAWHSDVSYEKQPPGTTFLYILNKPETGGDTLFVDAVQAYNRLSPLFQERLHGLRATHSGIEQVNAAAARNSIKRREPVVNDHPIVRTHPATGEKALYINPQFTREILGLKREESDAILKFLYDHLAYGADFQARVKWEEGTVVIWDNRVTQHTALVDWEDGQRRHLARITPQAEVPYETPFEARR, from the exons ATGGCACCTTCCGCAATTACTACCACAGCCACCGAGGAGGCCAAGCCTCGCCCAACGTACAAACTTAACCTGGGACAGTATAAAGAGATTGACCCTTACAACGTGGACCGCGATGTCGAGACTGGAAAGAAGGGTGGTAACGGTGCCAAG TACCCTCACTACCTCCCTACCTGGAACAGGGAGCAGAAATGGGGCCCCCTAGAGCCTTTCCAACACTACGAGCACGGCAAGGACGCCGACACATCATACCCCAACCTCTTTCCTGAGGGAACCAAGGTCACACAACTCACACCAACTATTGGCTCGGAAGTCTCCGGTATCCAACTCTCCTCACTCAGCAACGCGGGCAAGGATGAGCTGGCTCACTATATCGCCAAGCGCAAGGTTGTTGCCTTCAGAAACCAAGACTTTGCCGACCTCTCCATCCCAGACGCCTTGAAGTATGGCGAGTATTTTGGCCGTCACCACATCCACCCCACATCGGGTGCCCCTGAGGGATATCCCGAGGTTCACCTTGTGCACCGTGGCGAGGGTGACAAGGGAGCTGCTCAGTTCTTTGAAGCCCGAACCAGTTCCGTGGCCTGGCATTCGGACGTGTCGTATGAGAAGCAGCCCCCTGGCACAACTTTCCTATATATCCTCAACAAGCCAGAGACTGGCGGCGACACTCTCTTTGTCGATGCCGTCCAGGCTTACAATCGTCTCAGCCCACTGTTCCAGGAGCGTCTGCATGGCCTGCGAGCAACCCACTCCGGCATTGAACAAGTCAacgccgccgcggccagaAACAGCATCAAGCGACGGGAGCCCGTGGTCAACGACCATCCCATTGTGCGAACTCATCCTGCCACGGGTGAGAAGGCGCTCTACATCAACCCTCAGT TCACGCGGGAGATTCTAGGCCTGAAGAGGGAAGAATCGGATGCCATTCTCAAGTTCCTATATGACCACTTGGCATATGGTGCCGACTTTCAGGCTAGAGTGAAGTGGGAGGAGGGCACCGTTGTCATTTGGGACAATAGAGTTACCCAGCACACGGCCCTTGTGGACTGGGAGGACGGCCAGCGACGTCACCTGGCTCGCATTACGCCCCAGGCCGAGGTGCCTTATGAGACTCCCTTTGAGGCGCGCAGGTAG